One Gossypium raimondii isolate GPD5lz chromosome 3, ASM2569854v1, whole genome shotgun sequence genomic window carries:
- the LOC128039985 gene encoding uncharacterized protein LOC128039985, translated as MTGYVNNDQLLIHCFQDSLIGSAAKWYNQLSRAKIHSWKDLAQAFMKQYNHVTDMTPDRITLQNMEKKQSESFRQYAQRWREVATQVQPPLLEKERTMLFINTLKSPFINHMLGSVPMSFSDIVMSDEMIENAIRSGKIDARKSAKRSTAKKNENEVSNVSKGYSKSVTVGQPRAVTTSYQGTSRQESNSTPNTKRLQFTPIPMTYRELYQNLFDAHVVSSFFSEPVQPPFQKWYDANTQCEYHAGITRH; from the coding sequence ATGACAGGATATGTTAATAACGATCAACTGTTAATTCATTGCTTCCAAGATAGTCTGATTGGGTCAGCTGCCAAATGGTATAACCAACTGAGCCGTGCCAAAATCCACTCATGGAAGGACTTGGCACAGGCTTTTATGAAGCAATACAACCATGTAACAGACATGACACCTGATAGAATTACACTgcagaatatggaaaagaagcaaagtgaGAGCTTCAGGCAATATGCCCAAAGATGGAGAGAGGTAGCGACGCAAGTCCAACCACCTCTtctggaaaaagaaagaacaatgcttttcatcaacactctGAAATCCCCGTTCATTAACCATATGTTGGGAAGCGTTCCCATGAGCTTTTCAGATATAGTAATGTCCGATGAGATGATTGAAAACGCGATAAGGAGTGGGAAGATAGACGCGAGAAAAAGTGCCAAAAGATCAACCgcgaagaaaaatgaaaatgaagtgaGTAATGTGAGCAAAGGGTATTCCAAATCCGTCACTGTAGGCCAGCCGAGGGCCGTGACTACTAGTTATCAAGGCACCTCAAGGCAAGAATCCAACTCGACGCCAAACACAAAAAGACTCCAGTTCACACCCATCCCGATGACATATAGAGAGCTGTACCAGAATCTATTTGATGCGCATGTGGTATCTTCATTCTTCTCGGAACCCGTGCAACCTCCGTTTCaaaaatggtatgatgcgaacacTCAATGTGAATACCACGCGGGAATAACAAGACACTAA
- the LOC105794812 gene encoding protein NETWORKED 3C: MCYLQQTYFVQLIRMDPIHVAASYDFDMKINGILSIILQDEGDSFTKRAEMYYQKRPQLIQMVEDLHKSYRSLADKYEQLRSQLNHGSHPTLLSSLSSPVNQVQGYVELNADDPDLETEFDDDVSNHVSSKESKMKAEDKIRQGEKKKTSNGIGMQRNTSDGYEAAMLENEKLWNELRFKVSELVEDNLSHQAELIRRNDEKREIIRDLCSKMKMDENKALTANNTRSQVSRLKRLFLGKFMK, translated from the exons ATGTGCTACTTACAACAAACATACTTTGTTCAGTTGATTCGAATGGATCCCATTCATGTCGCTGCCTCCTATG ACtttgatatgaaaataaatggaattCTTAGCATTATCCTGCAAGATGAGGGAGATTCATTCACCAAGAGGGCTGAAATGTACTATCAAAAGAGACCTCAGCTCATCCAAATGGTTGAAGACTTGCACAAATCCTACCGCTCCTTAGCTGATAAGTACGAGCAGCTGAGATCCCAACTCAACCACGGTTCTCATCCAACACTATTATCGTCGTTGTCAAGTCCTGTCAACCAAGTCCAAGGATATGTTGAGTTGAATGCTGACGATCCTGATCTTGAGACTGAATTCGACGATGATGTCTCGAACCATGTGTCTAGCAAGGAGTCAAAGATGAAGGCAGAGGATAAAATTAGGCAgggagagaaaaagaaaacgagCAATGGCATTGGAATGCAGCGGAATACAAGTGATGGTTACGAAGCGGCCATGTTGGAAAATGAGAAGCTGTGGAATGAACTAAGGTTCAAGGTGTCGGAACTGGTAGAGGATAACTTAAGTCACCAGGCTGAGTTGATAAGGAGAAACGATGAGAAGAGAGAAATAATTAGAGATCTTTGTTCCAAGATGAAGATGGATGAGAACAAGGCCCTGACTGCCAACAACACTCGGTCTCAAGTATCAAGACTAAAGAGGCTATTCCTTGGGAAGTTTATGAAATGA